Proteins from a single region of Gambusia affinis linkage group LG12, SWU_Gaff_1.0, whole genome shotgun sequence:
- the ppp1r7 gene encoding protein phosphatase 1 regulatory subunit 7, with protein MASLSVGEHQEMEVDRRGESEESGDDDTRRRSINGDVDPNQPAGTSKEESPVDMDTITLDPEEEDVDLVHCRIGKIEGLEVLQKAKTLSLRQNLIKKIENLESLSSLQELDLYDNQIRKLENLSNLKELELLDVSFNMVRKVENLEELTKMKKLFLVHNKVTTISNMDHLTSLEMLELGSNRIRVIENLDGLSSLQSLFLGTNKITKLQNLDSLHNLTVLSIQSNRITKIEGLQNLVNLKELYLSHNGIEVIEGLENNKKLTTLDVAANRVKKIENVSHLTELQEFWMNDNQIDNWSDLDELKNAKSLETVYLERNPLQKDPQYRRKIMLALPTVRQIDATFIRF; from the exons ATGGCTTCTCTGTCTGTTGGAGAGCATCAAGAAATGGAAG TGGACCGACGAGGTGAGTCTGAAGAGTCTGGTGATGATGACACCAGAAGAAGGAGTATCAACGGCGATGTGGACCCAAATCAGCCCGCAGGCACAA GTAAAGAAGAGTCCCCTGTTGACATGGATACCATAACCTTGGATCCAGAAGAAGAG GACGTTGATCTTGTTCATTGTCGTATTGGAAAAATCGAAGGATTGGAAGTTCTACAGAAGGCTAAA ACACTATCCTTAAGACAGAACCTCATCAAAAAGATAGAAAACCTTGAGAGCTTGAGCTCGCTACAAGAACTAGATCTCTATGACAATCAGATCCGCAAACTAGAGAACCTGAGCAACCTTAAAGAATTAGA GTTGCTTGACGTTTCCTTTAACATGGTGAGGAAAGTGGAGAATTTGGAGGAGttgaccaaaatgaaaaaactttttctggTTCACAACAAAGTCACCACCATCTCCAACATGGACCACCTCACAAGTCTGGAAATGTTGGAGCTGGGCTCAAATCGTATTCGG GTCATCGAGAACCTAGACGGTCTTTCCTCATTGCAAAGTTTGTTTCTTGGaaccaataaaataacaaagctTCAGAATCTGGACAGTTTACACAACCTGACTGTTTTAAGCATTCAG AGCAACCGGATTACTAAAATTGAGGGTCTACAGAACCTGGTCAACCTGAAAGAGCTCTATCTGAGCCACAATGGCATTGAGGTCATAGAGGGCTTGGAGAACAAC aAAAAACTCACCACGCTGGATGTTGCTGCCAATCGAGTAAAGAAAATTGAGAACGTCAGCCATCTGACAGAGCTGCAGGAGTTCTGG ATGAACGATAATCAGATAGACAACTGGTCGGATCTTGACGAGCTGAAGAATGCCAAGTCCCTGGAGACGGTGTATCTGGAGAGAAACCCTCTACAGAAAGATCCTCAGTACAGAAGAAAGATCATGCTGGCATTGCCCACTGTGCGCCAGATCGATGCTACCTTTATTCGCTTCTAA
- the ubxn7 gene encoding UBX domain-containing protein 7, which produces MAALGDTSAPGVNGLIQQFTAITGATESVGKHMLEACNNNLEMAVTMFLDGGGLAEEPSTSSSSAASSSRAPPTDEVRAPIPQKQDILVEPEPLFGVPKRRRPARSIFDGFRDFQTETIRQEQELRNGGTVDKKLSTLADLFRPPIELMHKGSFETAKDCGQLENKWLMINIQNVQDFACQCLNRDVWSNDAVKNIIREHFIFWQVYHDSEEGQRYIQFYKLNKFPYISILDPRTGQKMVEWNQLDVASFMEQATGFLAEHGQLDGPTCNAPPAKRARSESLIDASEDSQLEAAIRASLQETHYDSSNVHEAPDSPRSEDESDAEPFSDSEGPISVDGSDSETPAPHEEKSSTSKYTPSAMVTTAHQRLHPDSSTSSHRKSPYKENNHSHKKEESKKNHLEPSAPSPLHSPPEADSGGNHCASQAKAAATSSISTTTCDVDCPDDNGPKARLMLRYPDGQREQISLSSKAKLLALVRHVQSKGYPNERFELVTNFPRRKLAHLDYDITLQEAGLCPQETVFVQERN; this is translated from the exons ATGGCGGCGCTCGGAGACACTTCAGCTCCGGGGGTGAACGGGTTAATACAACAATTCACAGCAATAACAG GGGCCACAGAGAGTGTTGGAAAACACATGCTGGAAGCATGCAACAACAACCTGGAGATGGCGGTGACCATGTTCCTGGATGGAGGTGGGCTGGCAGAGGAGCCCAGCACCAGCTCCAGTTCAGCAGCATCGAGCAGCAGAGCGCCCCCTACAGA TGAAGTACGAGCACCCATTCCTCAGAAGCAGGACATTTTGGTGGAGCCTGAACCTCTGTTTGGAG tacCAAAGCGAAGACGGCCAGCTCGGTCTATATTTGACGGTTTCCGAGACTTTCAAACAGAAACGA TTCGTCAGGAACAGGAGCTGCGTAACGGTGGAACAGTGGACAAGAAACTGAGCACTCTGGCAGACCTTTTCCGTCCTCCCATTGAGCTCATGCACAAAGGGAGCTTTGAGACG GCTAAAGACTGTGGACAGCTTGAAAATAAGTGGCTAATGATCAACATACAAAATGTTCAGGACTTTGCATGCCAGTGCCTCAACAGAGATGTGTGGAGCAACGATGCCGTGAAGAACATCATCCGAGAACACTTTATATTTTGGCAG GTTTATCATGATAGTGAAGAGGGACAACGGTACATCCAGTTCTATAAGCTCAACAAGTTTCCCTACATTTCAATTCTTGATCCACGCACAG GGCAAAAAATGGTGGAGTGGAACCAGCTGGATGTGGCGTCGTTCATGGAGCAGGCAACCGGCTTCCTGGCAGAGCACGGGCAGCTGGACGGGCCCACCTGCAACGCCCCTCCTGCCAAACGGGCGCGCTCA GAGAGTCTGATCGACGCCAGCGAAGACAGCCAGCTGGAGGCGGCGATCCGAGCGTCGCTACAGGAGACCCACTATGACTCGTCAAATGTCCACGAAGCACCCGACTCCCCCCGATCAGAGGACGAATCCGACGCAGAGCCTTTCTCGGACAGCGAGGGACCCATTTCTGTTGACGGCTCAGACAGTGAAACACCAGCACCACACGAAGAGAAAAGTTCTACAAGCAAATACACACCGAGCGCTATGGTCACCACCGCCCACCAGCGCCTACATCCCGATAGTTCCACTTCCTCCCACAGAAAATCTCCATACAAAGAGAACAATCACAGCCACAAAAAAGAGGAGAGCAAAAAGAACCACCTGGAGCCCTCAGCTCCAAGTCCGCTTCATTCTCCGCCTGAAGCTGACTCTGGAGGGAATCACTGCGCCTCTCAAGCCAAAGCGGCTGCAACCTCCAGCATCAGCACCACAACTTGTGATGTGGACTGTCCTGATGACAATG gcCCCAAAGCCAGGCTAATGCTTCGTTACCCAGATGGGCAGAGAGAACAGATTTCCTTGTCTTCAAAAGCTAAACTTTTG GCCCTGGTAAGACACGTCCAGTCCAAGGGTTACCCTAACGAACGCTTTGAACTTGTCACCAACTTCCCCAGGAGAAAGCTCGCCCACTTGGACTACGACATCACGTTACAGGAGGCGGGGCTTTGTCCACAGGAGACTGTTTTTGTTCAGGAGAGGAACTAG